A segment of the Candidatus Deferrimicrobium sp. genome:
CTGCACGCCGACTTCTACGCCTCCGCGGCGCTGCTGGGAGGGCTTTCCTTCGTCCTGCTTTCCGGGGCGGGTATCCAGCCCTCCTTCGTTTCGGCCGCCGCGTTCCTCACGACGCTTCTGCTGCGGATCGCCGCGATCTTCCTGGGCTGGAGCCTCCCGAAACTGCGGTAGCGTTCCCGGGCGCGGCAGACCGTCCCACGGTAATCCGTTACTTGCGTCCCCACTGGCCGTCGTCCGCCTGGACCGCCCAGCCGGCCTGTGCCTTCTCCCTCCACTGCTTCGCAAAGATCTTCCGGACCTGGGACACCTGATCCGGCTTCAGGTTGAGGGCTTTCGCCACCTCTTCGTAGAGTTGGCGGCGCGCGGCGTTGTCGGCTTCGACGAGTCTCTTCATGGCCGCCACCTGGGGCAACCCGAGTCCTCTCGTACCCCTGACTTCCAGGAATCCGTCCCGGGTGATCCCCACCTGTCCTTGCTGGTAGAAGGGCAGCAACTCCTGGTGTCGCTGTCCGATCTGCTCTTTCAGCCCTCGAATCGCCGCGTTGCTTACGGTCGTGGCCTCCTCGGCGAAGGCCGGGGCGGGCCCGAAGCGGGCGAATCGCACGATGCCGCGGATCCTCTCTCCTTCATTCAACGACCGGGGTTTTTCCGTCGGCTCCTGCGGTGGCGGTTCCTTCTTTTCCTGGTAGACCTCGTCCAC
Coding sequences within it:
- a CDS encoding YdbL family protein — its product is MDRLTHRLSFSLLAALAIIAGCVTVNVYFPAAQVEKTAEKIVDEVYQEKKEPPPQEPTEKPRSLNEGERIRGIVRFARFGPAPAFAEEATTVSNAAIRGLKEQIGQRHQELLPFYQQGQVGITRDGFLEVRGTRGLGLPQVAAMKRLVEADNAARRQLYEEVAKALNLKPDQVSQVRKIFAKQWREKAQAGWAVQADDGQWGRK